The following are encoded in a window of Amycolatopsis lexingtonensis genomic DNA:
- a CDS encoding class I SAM-dependent methyltransferase, with amino-acid sequence MTDPADRVLSRASLAEGNPTGWFDQLYTAAERGEAVVPWTRGEPNTDLADWVEPGEGRRALVVGSALGDDAELLASQGWAVTAFDVAPTAVKAAQARFPDSAVDYVVADLLDPPGEWRQAFDLVVEIINIQAMPREYRPAAIASLAGFLAPGGTLLVSEVAEESTDTETWVGPPWPFSRAEIESTAQDGVRLLSLETIREGTRYWAEFTR; translated from the coding sequence ATGACCGACCCCGCCGACCGGGTGCTCTCCCGGGCGTCCCTGGCCGAAGGCAACCCGACCGGCTGGTTCGACCAGCTCTACACTGCCGCCGAACGCGGCGAAGCGGTCGTCCCCTGGACCCGCGGCGAACCCAACACCGACCTCGCCGACTGGGTCGAGCCGGGCGAAGGCCGCCGGGCACTGGTCGTCGGCAGCGCCCTCGGCGACGACGCGGAGCTGCTGGCCTCGCAGGGCTGGGCGGTGACGGCGTTCGACGTCGCACCGACCGCGGTCAAGGCCGCCCAGGCCCGCTTCCCGGACTCCGCGGTGGACTACGTGGTCGCCGACCTGCTGGATCCGCCGGGGGAGTGGCGGCAGGCGTTCGACCTGGTCGTGGAGATCATCAACATCCAGGCAATGCCCCGCGAGTACCGCCCGGCGGCGATCGCGTCCCTGGCCGGCTTCCTCGCCCCGGGCGGCACGCTGCTGGTCTCCGAGGTCGCGGAGGAGAGCACCGACACCGAGACGTGGGTGGGCCCGCCGTGGCCGTTCAGCCGCGCGGAGATCGAGTCCACCGCCCAGGACGGCGTCCGCCTGCTCAGCCTGGAGACCATCCGCGAGGGCACC